The Solanum pennellii chromosome 11, SPENNV200 sequence TGCAAAAAATGTTATGTCTTGCTTAAAGAGATATGCACACTTGAGATCTGCTGATAGAACCACAATGAATTGTATAGCTGATATTGGAGTCAATCTTTCTCCTCTTCAGGGTATTCATCAGGTATTTGACTTATATACACTGATagtatcaaagaaaaaaaaaaggcaaccTTCGTGACTATACTATATGAATCTACTTTTCTCTTTTcccttaatatatatatactaaatacTTTAATATTTATGACTTGTAGATTGATCTTCGTGGTGATATATCTGGATTTCTATCGTATCATCCAAAGTCTCTATTAACGTCCCTTCATCATTTTGACATGGTTGATCCAATTTTTCCTTCTATGGATCGTGTACAATCAGTGTTCCACCTCCAAAACGTTGCAAAATATGATCAATCACGCATGTTACAACAAACTATATGCCATCATAGGTCTAAAAGTTGGACATTTTCAGTTTCTTGGGGATACTCAGCTCATATTTATGAGAAAATTATGCCTAGAAGTTGGATACAAAGACCAATTGAAACATTTAAAACATGGCAACCAAGTCCTAATCCACCATATTACATGTTTGATGTTAGAAGTCCTTCTTGGGATCCTTGTGAAGCTCCTCATGTATTTTTCTTCAAGTCCGTTAAGAAAACTCAAAGAGGTGAAATTGTTACTATGTATACTAGAGGATGGCCTCGAGGGATAGGAACTTGTTTGTCTTCTGGAAATTTTTCTGCTGAGTATATTTCTGAAATTCATGTTTACTCACCAACAACCAAACGTATCCTGGTAAGTAATGTTTTCTATGTCCAATAATTTTCTCTCAAAACCTTGCGTTTACATtacaaaattaacaaattttcaatatatatgtatacacacctCACATGAATATTTTAGTGAtgttttgtttaattttcaaaaaattataccaactactccctccgtttaaaaaagagtGACCTccttcctttttagtctgtttcaaaaagaatgacctctttttttttgtaacaactTTCCACGTGAAAGagcaattttgtacatttgacataactttaatttagaaccacgtgataaaaaatattctttatttttttaaactctgtgtcaagtcaaactagattaTTCTTTGTGAAACAGAGGAAGTATTTAAAACGGGAATTGAATACACGGGCAATGCACGTGAACATAAACTAGTGTATAATGTAAGTGGTTCACATAATTTTGAGgaaactatttctttttttaagttgctctttttttctttgttttcttcacATATACTCAAGTATTAAAGTATATAACGTTATGAATGAACTAATATATTGAAAGTCAACAAATATCTAATCCGACatctaaatatttattaaccttttcttttgtctatgtttttgttttttcagaTTGATAAATGTGAATGTTGCGATATAATGCATGAGGCAGGATCGAATAAGGCTGATATCAAATATAGGGAGTGTAAGATAAACGAGATAATAGCTTGATTGATTTATCGGGTTGTTGTACAAGGatttgtatttttcttcttcgtATTTTTTGGGGAAGGGGATATAAAGTAGGGAATCGAACGTTCACTAACAAAGTGAAAGTTCAGGTAGCCAACTAACTGAGCTACAAAGATTTTCATAAGAATTTATATCAATCTTATTTTCTTGCGATCGAATTTACTTTTTTCAAATGTtaattgttatgtattgtatttcAATTATAATGTATCACTTGGGTAGTGAGCCCAAGGGGTGAATTCCAGAGTAGTAGCCTTTAAAAGTCAGCCCAAAGAGAACAATTGATTTTAAGCCTCCATTATCTCCTAATAGCATGGTGTATCAACAATATCATGTGAACTTCTGATAGCCACACCATCTACCTCATTGGGGAGACAAAGGTTAGACCAACtgttcaaataatatatttttattatcagGAGTAGAGAAAGATCTTAGCCATGTGTTTTAAGGTCTTAGGAAGATGCTGAAAGAGTGTAAATAGGGAGAGACTAGAGAgaaggatacttgttcttgatgttCAATTGTcgatagtcaatgcacatttttATAGTCCTGTTCTTCTTCCTCAGAAACTATATCGGAGTGTCCCAAGGGGGTTTCGGTCTAATTATGTCATGATTCAAACTATCGGGCTATGTAAGCACTTACTCTAACACCTAGATAGGAGAATTCTTGCCGCCCGATTTAAAATTGGTAATACAGGAGTAAACTGAAACCTAGTACTTCATTTTAAGAACACAAGAGAAAATAACGTCAACCTTgattacattaaaaaaagggGAACTTTCGCATATAGTCACTCAAAAATAGCGTAAGCGTAATTACTCTCCATaattatagtttgataattataattcttagctacatgttataggaaggagagaagcgagcgacactgggagagagaggagagaggagagagagagggCAAAAAGTGGGAGAggggtgaattgtatatgtatatcgttTAGATGATTACATATAatacatatgtatttttatatatgcaAGTGAGATTGGGAAagggaggagagtggcgagcgagattgagagagaaaggagagaggcgagcgagagggGGTGGAGtggggagagaggtgaattgtatatgtatatcgattagataattgtatgttatacatatgcatttgtatatatggcaagagagatcgggagagggaggagagaggcgaacgAGAGAGGGCATAGAgtaggagagaggtgaattgtatatgtgaatgattatataattgtatattatacatatgtatttgtatgttctgacaaattatgcatatacaaatgagactaattatacaaactcgaagtcaacccacgaaattaatgtataatgttagtcgtgagtgataattatagcaaactataactatgatgagtaattaagttGTATAATTTTGCTTAACCGCGGAAATTTTCCCTTAAAAACATCAATtgtaaaatacaagaaaatcttCCCTCTAGGAAGTACAAGTCTAAACAGGTACAAGCTCTAAGAGAATACAAAATCTAAAAACAAGACACAACTTCCATCATTAGAAAGAAGGAGTAGAAATTGTTGGAGAATCATCGTCTTCACCTAAGAAACATCATTAATCCTGCAACAAGACTATACCAAGTGGCATAGCAAGAATAGTATTACTACAAACGACATGTATTGA is a genomic window containing:
- the LOC107004361 gene encoding uncharacterized protein LOC107004361 — its product is MSKFENYYVLSICKTLLLCGLVLYLCTIFFFNDSNHFASSDLFSSFKSTISCPSTTQTTSSSSTNISHIIFGLLGSEKAWHHRKSYIESWWRPNITKGHLLLDVPPQGDDLLPWSFNSPPYRISDNLSKLLKETNHVEPRVLRMVHGIMEVVREVHEGVRWVIMGDDDSIFFVDNMVDILAQYDHTKYYYFGGHSEFILSNYWYSFNQAFGGAGIIMSHPLAKEFAKNVMSCLKRYAHLRSADRTTMNCIADIGVNLSPLQGIHQIDLRGDISGFLSYHPKSLLTSLHHFDMVDPIFPSMDRVQSVFHLQNVAKYDQSRMLQQTICHHRSKSWTFSVSWGYSAHIYEKIMPRSWIQRPIETFKTWQPSPNPPYYMFDVRSPSWDPCEAPHVFFFKSVKKTQRGEIVTMYTRGWPRGIGTCLSSGNFSAEYISEIHVYSPTTKRILIDKCECCDIMHEAGSNKADIKYRECKINEIIA